The following proteins come from a genomic window of Pseudomonas sp. J452:
- a CDS encoding glutathione peroxidase, with protein sequence MSMSRSALALLVGLFSGSLLAAECPPLLQGELQQLRSKERIDLCQRFAGKPLVVVNTASNCGFTPQFKGLEALYQRYKEQGLEVLGVPSDDFKQEADNSEDTAKVCFVNYGVTFAMSEPQVISGDDAIPLFRELAAQTSAPRWNFYKYVVGRDGKVIASFSSLTKPDDAALIEAVDKAIASQP encoded by the coding sequence ATGAGCATGTCGCGTAGTGCCCTGGCATTGCTGGTCGGGCTGTTCAGCGGGTCGCTGCTGGCGGCCGAATGCCCGCCGCTGTTGCAGGGCGAGCTGCAGCAATTGCGTTCCAAGGAGCGTATCGATCTGTGCCAGCGTTTTGCCGGCAAGCCATTGGTGGTGGTCAATACCGCCAGCAACTGTGGTTTCACTCCGCAGTTCAAGGGCCTGGAGGCGCTGTACCAGCGCTACAAAGAGCAGGGCCTGGAGGTGCTCGGCGTGCCGTCCGATGACTTCAAGCAGGAAGCGGACAACAGTGAGGACACCGCCAAGGTGTGCTTCGTCAACTACGGCGTGACCTTCGCCATGAGCGAGCCGCAGGTGATCAGCGGCGATGATGCCATTCCGCTGTTCCGCGAGCTGGCCGCGCAGACCAGTGCGCCGCGCTGGAATTTCTACAAGTACGTGGTGGGGCGCGATGGCAAGGTGATTGCCAGCTTCTCCAGCCTGACCAAGCCGGATGATGCGGCGCTGATCGAGGCGGTGGATAAGGCGATTGCCAGCCAGCCCTGA
- the cobT gene encoding nicotinate-nucleotide--dimethylbenzimidazole phosphoribosyltransferase: MSAFWWQASCRPLDQQVAAQALQRQAELTKPAGALGQLEPLAVRLAAQQGRVRPALDQVWISIFAGDHGVVAEGVSAYPQAVTVQMLGNFAGGGAAISVLARQLGATLEVHNLGTVEPAPAMAGVCQHQLAPGTANFTQVPAMSGELCLAALQVGRVVAERAAAAGCQLFIGGEMGIGNTTAASALACVLLDKQLNELVGPGTGLDSAGMARKIRAVESALALHGQARAPLDCLQRLGGLEIAALTGAYLACAQQGVSVLVDGFICSVAALLAVRLNPGVADWLLFSHSGAEPGHRHVLAALEAAPLLQLGLRLGEGSGAALAVPLLRLACALHGQMATFSEAAVQEQG; the protein is encoded by the coding sequence GTGAGTGCATTCTGGTGGCAGGCGAGCTGCCGACCGCTCGACCAGCAGGTGGCCGCCCAGGCCCTGCAGCGCCAGGCGGAGCTGACCAAGCCGGCCGGTGCACTCGGCCAGCTGGAACCGCTGGCGGTGCGCCTGGCCGCCCAGCAGGGCCGCGTGCGTCCCGCGCTGGATCAGGTGTGGATCAGCATCTTCGCCGGCGACCATGGCGTGGTCGCCGAAGGCGTGTCGGCCTATCCGCAGGCGGTGACCGTGCAGATGCTCGGCAACTTTGCCGGCGGTGGCGCGGCCATCAGCGTGCTGGCCCGCCAGCTGGGCGCGACCCTGGAAGTGCACAACCTCGGCACGGTCGAACCGGCGCCGGCCATGGCCGGGGTCTGCCAGCATCAACTGGCGCCGGGCACGGCGAATTTTACCCAGGTGCCGGCGATGAGCGGCGAACTGTGCCTGGCTGCGCTGCAGGTCGGCCGCGTGGTGGCCGAGCGCGCCGCGGCTGCCGGCTGTCAGCTGTTTATCGGCGGCGAGATGGGCATCGGCAACACCACGGCGGCCAGCGCGCTGGCCTGCGTGCTGCTGGACAAGCAACTGAACGAGCTGGTCGGCCCCGGTACCGGGCTGGACAGCGCCGGTATGGCGCGTAAGATCCGCGCCGTCGAATCTGCCCTGGCCCTGCACGGTCAGGCCCGCGCGCCGCTGGATTGCCTGCAGCGCCTGGGCGGTCTGGAGATCGCCGCGCTGACCGGCGCCTACCTGGCCTGCGCGCAGCAGGGTGTCAGCGTGCTGGTCGATGGCTTTATCTGCAGCGTCGCGGCCCTGCTGGCGGTGCGCCTGAATCCGGGCGTGGCGGACTGGCTGTTGTTCAGCCACAGCGGCGCCGAGCCGGGCCATCGCCACGTGCTCGCCGCCCTCGAGGCCGCGCCGTTGCTGCAACTGGGCCTGCGCCTGGGTGAGGGCAGCGGCGCGGCGCTGGCGGTGCCGTTGTTGCGCCTGGCGTGCGCGCTGCACGGGCAGATGGCGACTTTTTCTGAAGCAGCAGTACAGGAGCAAGGTTGA
- the cobU gene encoding bifunctional adenosylcobinamide kinase/adenosylcobinamide-phosphate guanylyltransferase: MVELILGGARSGKSRLAEKMAEASGLAVTYIATSQALDGEMSERIAQHRARRPAGWALVEEPLELARVLREQAGEGRCLLVDCLTLWLTNLLMLDDETRLQAERAALLDGLAGLPGRIILVSNETGLGVVPLGELTRRYVDEAGWLHQALAERSQRVVFTVAGLPMLLKGERL; this comes from the coding sequence ATGGTTGAATTGATCCTCGGCGGCGCCCGTTCCGGCAAGAGCCGCCTGGCCGAGAAAATGGCCGAGGCAAGCGGCCTGGCGGTGACCTATATCGCCACCAGCCAGGCGCTGGACGGCGAGATGAGCGAGCGCATCGCCCAGCATCGGGCGCGGCGCCCGGCCGGCTGGGCGCTGGTCGAGGAACCGCTGGAGCTGGCCCGGGTGCTGCGCGAGCAGGCGGGCGAGGGCCGCTGCCTGCTGGTCGACTGCCTGACCCTGTGGCTGACCAACCTGCTGATGCTGGACGACGAAACACGTCTGCAGGCCGAGCGTGCGGCGCTGCTGGACGGCCTGGCCGGGTTGCCGGGGCGGATCATTCTGGTCAGTAACGAAACCGGCCTCGGCGTGGTGCCGCTGGGCGAGCTGACCCGCCGTTATGTCGACGAGGCCGGCTGGTTGCACCAGGCCCTGGCCGAACGCAGCCAGCGGGTGGTGTTCACCGTCGCCGGCCTGCCCATGCTTCTGAAAGGAGAACGCCTGTGA
- the cobC gene encoding alpha-ribazole phosphatase family protein, producing MSLQLDLLRHGETTGGNGFRGSLDDALSERGWQQMHATLVEQGGWDLIISSPLQRCEAFARQLAEAKGLPLRIEADLRELHFGDWEGRNAAEILLEDTEALGSFWNDPFNFTPPNAEPVRDFAARVMAAIERLQQELAGQRVLLVTHGGVMRLLLAQARGLPQQQMLQVEVGHAALHRLQVAADLSLREA from the coding sequence ATGAGTTTGCAGCTGGATCTTTTGCGCCACGGTGAGACCACCGGCGGCAACGGTTTTCGTGGCAGCCTGGACGACGCCCTCAGCGAGCGCGGCTGGCAGCAGATGCACGCGACCCTGGTCGAACAGGGCGGCTGGGACCTGATCATCAGCTCGCCGCTGCAGCGCTGCGAGGCCTTCGCCCGCCAGCTGGCCGAGGCCAAGGGCCTGCCACTGCGCATCGAGGCCGATCTGCGCGAGCTGCACTTCGGCGACTGGGAAGGGCGCAATGCCGCGGAAATCCTCCTCGAGGACACCGAAGCACTGGGCAGCTTCTGGAACGATCCGTTCAACTTCACCCCACCGAATGCCGAGCCGGTACGCGACTTCGCCGCACGGGTGATGGCCGCCATCGAGCGCCTGCAACAGGAACTGGCCGGCCAGCGCGTGCTGCTGGTGACCCATGGCGGGGTGATGCGCCTGCTGCTGGCCCAGGCCCGCGGCCTGCCGCAGCAGCAGATGCTGCAGGTCGAGGTCGGCCATGCCGCGCTGCATCGCCTGCAGGTCGCGGCCGACCTGAGCCTGCGCGAAGCCTGA
- a CDS encoding LEA type 2 family protein — protein MIRITSLALLIAVLTSLSGCASWFTGDLQKPVVRLVKVDVVKAKLLEQRFLLRFRIDNPNDSSLSVSSLDYRVTLNDVELADGAASTRFSVPAHGSHEFEIPVRTNLWRHLKGIVRALEKLDQPIRYSFQGSVKTGWLFGSRVHLSRNGEIIPGDYIPE, from the coding sequence ATGATAAGAATTACTAGCCTAGCATTACTAATTGCCGTGCTGACCAGTCTCTCGGGGTGCGCCTCCTGGTTCACCGGAGATCTGCAGAAGCCCGTTGTGCGCCTGGTCAAGGTCGACGTGGTCAAGGCCAAGCTGCTGGAACAACGCTTCCTTCTGCGCTTTCGCATCGACAACCCGAATGACTCGAGCCTGTCGGTGAGCAGTCTCGACTATCGCGTAACCCTGAATGATGTGGAGTTGGCTGATGGCGCGGCCAGCACCCGCTTCAGCGTGCCGGCGCACGGCAGCCACGAGTTCGAGATTCCCGTACGCACCAATCTCTGGCGCCACCTCAAAGGCATCGTGCGAGCCCTGGAGAAACTCGACCAGCCGATTCGCTACAGTTTCCAGGGCTCGGTCAAAACCGGCTGGCTGTTCGGTAGTCGCGTGCACCTTTCGCGCAATGGCGAGATAATCCCCGGCGATTACATTCCGGAGTGA
- a CDS encoding MFS transporter, translating into MTSVWRTSGWVLLGASLILALSLGIRHGFGLFLTPMSSEFGWGREVFAFAIALQNLIWGLAQPVTGAIADRFGARRVIAVGGLLYAAGLLLMGHADSAASLSLSAGLLIGIGLSGTSFSVLLGVVGRAVPVEKRSMAMGIAAAAGSFGQFAMLPGSLGLIGWLGWSAALLALGLLVALIVPLALLVRDEPLPSLGAEQSLGEALREACAHSGFWLLALGFFVCGFQVVFIGVHLPAYLVDQHLPAMVGTTVLALVGLFNVFGTYIAGWLGGRLSKPRLLTALYLARTVVIVAFFYTPLSAWSAYAFGIAMGLLWLSTVPLTNGTVATLFGVRNLSMLGGIVFLFHQLGAFLGGWLGGYLYDHTGSYDLVWQISIALGLLAAALNWPVREQPVARLQAAGGVA; encoded by the coding sequence ATGACTTCGGTATGGCGTACCAGTGGCTGGGTGTTGCTCGGGGCATCGCTGATCCTGGCGCTGTCGTTGGGAATCCGTCACGGCTTCGGCCTGTTCCTCACGCCAATGAGCAGCGAGTTCGGCTGGGGCCGTGAGGTGTTCGCCTTTGCCATCGCCCTGCAGAACCTGATCTGGGGTCTGGCGCAGCCGGTGACCGGGGCCATCGCCGACCGTTTCGGCGCGCGCCGGGTGATCGCCGTCGGTGGCCTGTTGTATGCCGCCGGCTTGCTGTTGATGGGCCATGCCGACTCGGCCGCGTCGTTGTCGCTGAGCGCCGGCCTGCTGATCGGTATCGGCCTGTCCGGTACGTCTTTTTCGGTGCTGCTCGGCGTGGTCGGCCGCGCCGTGCCGGTGGAGAAACGCAGCATGGCCATGGGCATTGCGGCGGCGGCCGGCTCCTTCGGTCAGTTCGCCATGTTGCCGGGCTCGCTCGGTCTGATCGGCTGGCTGGGTTGGTCCGCCGCGCTGCTGGCGCTGGGCCTGCTGGTGGCGTTGATCGTGCCGCTGGCGCTGCTGGTGCGTGACGAGCCGCTGCCGTCGCTGGGCGCCGAGCAGAGCCTGGGCGAGGCGCTGCGCGAGGCTTGCGCGCACTCCGGCTTCTGGCTGCTGGCGCTGGGCTTCTTCGTCTGCGGCTTCCAGGTGGTGTTTATCGGCGTACACCTGCCGGCCTACCTGGTCGACCAGCACCTGCCGGCCATGGTCGGCACCACGGTGCTGGCGCTGGTCGGGCTGTTCAATGTGTTCGGCACCTATATCGCTGGCTGGCTTGGCGGCCGGCTGTCCAAGCCGCGCCTGCTGACCGCCCTGTACCTGGCGCGCACGGTGGTGATCGTGGCGTTCTTCTACACCCCGTTGAGCGCCTGGAGCGCCTATGCCTTCGGTATCGCCATGGGTTTGCTGTGGCTGTCCACCGTACCGCTGACCAATGGCACCGTGGCCACCCTGTTCGGTGTGCGCAACCTGTCGATGCTGGGCGGCATCGTGTTTCTCTTCCACCAGCTCGGCGCCTTCCTCGGTGGCTGGCTGGGTGGCTACCTGTACGACCACACCGGCAGCTACGACCTGGTCTGGCAGATCTCCATCGCCCTCGGCCTGCTCGCCGCGGCGCTCAACTGGCCGGTACGCGAACAGCCGGTAGCCCGTCTGCAGGCGGCGGGAGGCGTTGCATGA
- a CDS encoding SEC-C metal-binding domain-containing protein yields MNQQPHVHGPDCNHDHDHSHDHDDHGHVHGPHCGHAHQEPVRNPLKEVGRNDPCPCGSQKKFKKCHGA; encoded by the coding sequence ATGAACCAGCAACCCCATGTCCATGGCCCCGATTGCAACCACGACCATGACCACAGCCACGATCACGATGATCACGGCCATGTACACGGCCCGCATTGCGGTCATGCGCACCAGGAGCCCGTGCGTAACCCGCTGAAGGAAGTCGGGCGCAACGATCCCTGCCCGTGCGGCAGCCAAAAGAAGTTCAAGAAGTGCCACGGCGCCTGA
- a CDS encoding YchJ family protein, with protein sequence MSHACPCGSGNLLEQCCGRYHAGTPAPSAELLMRSRYSAYVLGLTDYLLATTLPAQQADLDRAAISAWSLGSTWLGLEVESAELLGGQPEHAFVTFTARWHDDGGEHSHRERSAFVQYHARWYFIDPTAPLKAGRNDPCPCASGQKFKKCCAPYLS encoded by the coding sequence ATGAGTCATGCCTGCCCCTGCGGTAGTGGCAACCTGCTGGAACAATGCTGTGGGCGCTATCACGCTGGCACCCCGGCGCCAAGCGCCGAACTGCTCATGCGCTCGCGCTACAGCGCCTATGTACTGGGCCTGACCGACTATCTGCTGGCGACCACCCTGCCCGCCCAGCAGGCAGACCTCGATCGTGCCGCCATCAGTGCCTGGAGCCTGGGCAGCACCTGGCTCGGTCTGGAGGTGGAAAGCGCCGAACTGCTCGGCGGCCAACCGGAGCATGCCTTCGTCACCTTTACCGCACGCTGGCACGATGACGGCGGCGAGCACAGCCATCGTGAACGCTCGGCCTTCGTCCAGTATCATGCCCGCTGGTACTTCATCGATCCAACCGCGCCACTCAAGGCCGGTCGCAATGATCCCTGCCCTTGCGCCAGTGGCCAGAAGTTCAAGAAGTGCTGCGCGCCCTATCTCTCCTGA
- a CDS encoding adenosylcobinamide-GDP ribazoletransferase, whose product MRLAEPLLIALQFLTRLPVSLAGMPAPQQLGRSLLWYPAVGVLLGGLLLLAQLLLNGAPALLQAALLLTLWVGLCGGLHLDGLADTADAWVGGYGDRERTLAIMKDPRSGPIAVVVLVLLLLLKFAALVALLQAGQWSALLLAPWLGRWLLPLLFLTTPYVRAGGLGQALSEHLPRQQLPLVLAGNALAMLLFGWAGLLAIGSALLAFFLLRRAFLARLGGTTGDTAGALLELAECAVLLTLALI is encoded by the coding sequence ATGCGCCTGGCCGAGCCGCTGCTGATCGCCCTGCAGTTCCTCACCCGCCTGCCGGTGAGCCTGGCGGGCATGCCGGCACCCCAGCAGCTGGGCCGTTCGCTGCTGTGGTACCCGGCGGTCGGCGTTCTGCTCGGCGGCCTGTTGTTGCTCGCGCAACTGCTGCTCAACGGTGCGCCGGCGTTGCTGCAGGCGGCGCTGCTGCTGACGCTGTGGGTCGGCCTGTGCGGCGGCCTGCACCTGGACGGCCTGGCCGACACGGCGGATGCCTGGGTCGGTGGCTACGGCGACCGCGAGCGCACCCTGGCGATCATGAAAGACCCGCGCAGCGGGCCGATCGCCGTGGTGGTGCTGGTGCTGCTGCTGTTGCTCAAGTTCGCTGCCCTGGTCGCGCTGCTGCAGGCCGGGCAGTGGAGCGCGCTGCTGCTGGCGCCCTGGCTGGGGCGTTGGCTGTTGCCGCTGCTGTTCCTCACCACCCCCTATGTGCGCGCCGGCGGCCTGGGCCAGGCGCTTAGCGAACACCTGCCGCGTCAGCAACTGCCGCTAGTGCTGGCCGGCAACGCGCTGGCCATGCTGCTGTTTGGCTGGGCTGGGCTGTTGGCCATCGGCAGCGCGTTGCTGGCTTTCTTCCTGCTGCGCCGCGCCTTCCTCGCCCGCCTGGGTGGCACCACCGGCGATACCGCCGGGGCGCTGCTGGAGCTGGCCGAGTGCGCGGTGTTGCTGACCCTGGCGCTGATCTGA
- a CDS encoding penicillin acylase family protein, translating to MGSRRVSHSLKLIAAATVASSLFLSGCQSFLNSRYSSSVHPDQGIVRVQGLAQSVVIRRNPLGMPLIETTTFHDALFAMGYVHASDRLSQMVGMRLLAEGRLAEMSGPGVLEVDRFMRAVNLKRSAEVLYKNASPRMKKLFEVYARGVNAYLFRYQDKLPMDLAESGYRPAYWKPEDSVLVFTLLNFGLAVNLKEEIAALTLNGKVGADKLAWLLPTYPDEPLPFEEAEKLRSLNLGGQIQGLAAIDQAAGQVSALNMLGVAASNNWAIAPQRSTSGKSLLANDTHLPLSMPSVWNYVQIRSPKFQAAGVSIAGVPAVVAGFNGKLAWGMTMVMGDNQDLFLEKVKRQGSRLYYLADGKWLPAIERQETFFIKGQRPIRETVFETRHGPLLNSVLGERKHPLQPLQLNSGYGLALRTAQFEEDHSLDAFFDLSRAQSVDQAFEATREVRAMALNLVFADAQHIGWQVTGRFPNRKQGLGLMPSPGWDGAYDWDGYADPMLHPYDQNPMQGWLGTANQRTVPRGYGMQLSNSWFYPERAERIAQLAGAGKHDQRSMIAMQYDQTTPFAGKLQAMFDAPGMAQPLQKAIAALPAAERSKAEEAYKRLMAFDGRMSATSADAALYGAFLHESARQTFLDELGPDGNPAWQALVETANDSYSAQADHLLSRDDSPFWDDVRTTQKEDKPAILARTLAAAVTFVEAKLGTNRQAWQWGKLHQYSWTSNATKMAPHLGASERSSINALQGYLDRGPYPAGGDHGTLNVAAYHWGQDFDTWLIPAMRVVVDFGREEPMIGLNSSGQSGNPASPHYADGIDAWLKGGYMSFPFQSRNIDKVYGNKRLLLMPGK from the coding sequence ATGGGTTCGCGCCGTGTTTCTCATTCGCTGAAGCTGATCGCCGCTGCCACTGTAGCCAGCAGCCTGTTTCTCAGTGGCTGCCAGTCGTTTCTCAACAGCCGCTACAGCAGCAGCGTGCATCCGGATCAGGGCATCGTCCGCGTCCAGGGCCTGGCGCAGAGCGTGGTGATTCGACGCAACCCGCTGGGCATGCCGCTGATCGAGACCACCACCTTCCACGATGCGCTGTTCGCGATGGGCTACGTGCATGCCAGCGACCGTCTCAGCCAGATGGTCGGCATGCGCCTGCTGGCCGAGGGTCGCCTGGCCGAGATGAGCGGCCCCGGCGTGCTGGAAGTCGACCGTTTCATGCGTGCGGTCAACCTCAAGCGCAGCGCCGAAGTGCTGTACAAGAACGCTTCGCCGCGGATGAAGAAGCTCTTCGAGGTCTATGCCCGCGGCGTCAACGCTTACCTGTTCCGCTACCAGGACAAGTTGCCGATGGATCTGGCCGAATCCGGCTACCGTCCGGCCTACTGGAAACCGGAAGACTCGGTACTGGTTTTCACCCTGCTCAACTTCGGCCTGGCCGTTAACCTCAAGGAAGAAATCGCCGCCCTGACCCTGAATGGCAAGGTCGGTGCCGACAAGCTGGCCTGGCTGCTACCGACCTATCCGGACGAACCGCTGCCCTTCGAGGAAGCCGAGAAGCTGCGCAGCCTCAACCTAGGCGGGCAAATCCAGGGCCTGGCTGCCATCGACCAGGCCGCCGGCCAGGTGAGCGCGCTGAACATGCTCGGCGTCGCCGCCTCGAACAACTGGGCCATCGCGCCGCAACGCAGCACCAGTGGCAAGAGCCTGCTGGCCAACGACACCCACCTGCCGCTGTCCATGCCTTCGGTGTGGAACTATGTGCAGATCCGCTCGCCGAAATTCCAGGCCGCCGGGGTCTCGATTGCCGGCGTACCGGCGGTGGTCGCCGGCTTCAACGGCAAGCTGGCCTGGGGCATGACCATGGTCATGGGCGACAACCAGGACCTGTTCCTGGAGAAGGTCAAACGCCAAGGCAGCCGCCTCTACTACCTGGCCGACGGCAAGTGGCTGCCCGCCATCGAGCGCCAGGAAACCTTCTTCATCAAGGGACAGCGACCGATCCGCGAAACCGTTTTCGAAACCCGCCACGGCCCGCTGCTCAACTCGGTACTGGGTGAACGCAAGCACCCGCTGCAACCGCTGCAGCTGAACAGTGGCTATGGCCTGGCCCTGCGCACCGCGCAGTTCGAGGAGGATCATTCGCTGGATGCCTTCTTCGACCTGTCCCGCGCGCAATCGGTGGACCAGGCCTTCGAGGCCACCCGCGAAGTCCGCGCCATGGCCCTCAACCTGGTCTTCGCCGACGCCCAGCACATCGGCTGGCAGGTCACCGGCCGTTTCCCCAACCGCAAGCAGGGCCTGGGCCTGATGCCCTCTCCCGGCTGGGATGGTGCCTATGACTGGGACGGCTATGCCGACCCCATGCTCCACCCCTACGACCAGAACCCCATGCAGGGCTGGCTGGGTACCGCCAACCAGCGCACCGTGCCGCGCGGCTACGGCATGCAGCTGTCCAACTCCTGGTTCTACCCGGAGCGCGCCGAGCGCATCGCCCAGCTGGCTGGCGCCGGCAAGCACGACCAGCGCAGCATGATCGCCATGCAGTACGACCAGACCACACCGTTCGCCGGCAAACTGCAGGCAATGTTCGACGCGCCCGGCATGGCCCAGCCGCTGCAAAAAGCCATCGCTGCCCTGCCCGCCGCCGAACGCAGCAAGGCCGAGGAAGCCTACAAACGCCTGATGGCCTTCGACGGCCGCATGAGTGCGACCTCGGCGGACGCGGCCCTGTACGGCGCCTTCCTGCACGAAAGCGCACGGCAGACTTTCCTCGACGAACTGGGCCCGGACGGCAATCCGGCCTGGCAGGCGCTGGTGGAGACCGCCAACGACTCCTATTCGGCCCAGGCCGACCACCTGCTCAGCCGCGACGACAGCCCGTTCTGGGACGACGTCCGTACCACGCAGAAGGAAGACAAACCGGCGATCCTGGCCCGCACCCTGGCCGCCGCCGTGACCTTCGTCGAAGCCAAGCTGGGAACCAATCGCCAGGCCTGGCAGTGGGGCAAGCTGCACCAGTACAGCTGGACCAGCAACGCGACCAAGATGGCGCCCCATCTCGGCGCCAGCGAGCGCAGCAGCATCAATGCCCTCCAAGGCTACCTGGACCGCGGCCCCTACCCGGCCGGCGGCGATCACGGCACCCTCAATGTGGCGGCCTACCACTGGGGCCAGGACTTCGACACCTGGCTGATCCCGGCCATGCGCGTGGTGGTCGACTTTGGCCGCGAGGAGCCGATGATCGGCCTCAACAGCTCTGGCCAGTCCGGCAACCCAGCCAGCCCGCACTATGCCGATGGCATCGACGCCTGGCTCAAGGGCGGCTACATGAGCTTCCCGTTCCAGAGCCGCAACATCGACAAGGTCTACGGCAACAAGCGCCTGCTGTTGATGCCGGGGAAGTAG
- a CDS encoding DUF6231 family protein, translating to MTGKHSSRTPQQALAALLDHHVPQRLLLVGASDLPAVQAFQAAHPEIEVHKAAAGELPADLAMQRFDLALVVDCLEHLPKRTALQLLGGIRNLNASRIAVLVDMQACDWQETDFFALALQASESFQRDQQTLNLFTYDLRDYKQVPDWLNAKFWANPENFGKYWW from the coding sequence ATGACTGGCAAACATTCTTCGCGCACCCCGCAACAGGCTCTTGCAGCCCTGCTCGACCACCATGTGCCACAACGCCTGCTTCTGGTAGGCGCCAGTGACCTACCCGCAGTACAAGCCTTCCAGGCTGCCCACCCCGAGATAGAGGTGCACAAGGCCGCTGCCGGAGAACTTCCGGCAGACTTGGCGATGCAGCGCTTCGATCTCGCCCTGGTGGTCGACTGCCTGGAGCACCTGCCCAAACGCACAGCCCTGCAGCTACTCGGTGGCATCCGCAACCTGAACGCCAGCCGCATTGCCGTACTGGTCGATATGCAGGCCTGTGACTGGCAGGAAACCGACTTCTTTGCCCTGGCCTTGCAGGCCAGCGAAAGCTTTCAGCGCGATCAGCAAACGCTCAACCTGTTCACGTACGACCTGCGCGATTACAAGCAGGTTCCGGACTGGCTCAATGCCAAGTTCTGGGCCAATCCGGAAAACTTTGGCAAGTACTGGTGGTAA
- a CDS encoding outer membrane protein transport protein — translation MKQLWCKTTLALAIGAISTHSLGNGVAINEQSVSSMGTAFAGRASSAQDATTLFGNPAGLSKLKRAEVVGGVGVVKADVDIDDASASTSEGDMVPTAAVPFAYYASPLNEDWHYGIGLYVPFGLISDYEKGFGGRYKGQYSKVEVVTLQPTLSYRINERVSVGLGPTINKIKGKLVNQLDNSAAFGNGETKVGIKGDDTALGFNAGVLVDVTEQLAWGLTYHSKVDYTLEGRTRITGGDGPIFGQFNGEYDAQLDFTTPEMVDSSLTYKLDEQWTLYGGATWTRWSRLQEIVVENQGTPSLGTLQPIAEVSEQLQWQDTWSYAIGAAYQLNPQWVLRTGFALDASPAANDNRTVRIPVGNRKVFSLGAGWSPTADMTIDVAYTYLRESEASVNQHSTELAGAEIAPGFSATYNNSAHGLGAQVTYRF, via the coding sequence ATGAAACAACTCTGGTGCAAAACCACCCTCGCTCTGGCCATCGGCGCCATTTCCACTCACAGCCTGGGCAATGGAGTTGCCATCAACGAACAAAGCGTCAGCAGCATGGGCACCGCCTTTGCTGGACGTGCGTCGTCTGCGCAGGATGCCACTACCCTGTTCGGCAACCCTGCCGGTCTGAGCAAACTCAAGCGTGCCGAAGTGGTCGGCGGCGTCGGCGTGGTCAAGGCCGATGTCGACATCGACGACGCCAGCGCGTCAACCAGCGAAGGCGACATGGTGCCCACCGCAGCCGTGCCGTTCGCCTATTACGCCAGCCCGCTGAACGAAGACTGGCACTACGGTATCGGCCTGTACGTGCCGTTCGGCCTGATCAGCGACTATGAGAAAGGCTTCGGTGGCCGCTACAAGGGCCAGTACAGCAAGGTCGAAGTGGTCACCCTGCAACCGACCCTGAGCTACCGGATCAACGAGCGCGTTTCCGTCGGCTTAGGCCCGACCATCAACAAGATCAAGGGCAAACTGGTCAACCAGCTGGATAACAGCGCCGCATTCGGCAACGGCGAGACCAAGGTCGGCATCAAGGGCGACGACACCGCTCTGGGCTTCAATGCCGGCGTGCTGGTAGATGTCACCGAGCAACTGGCCTGGGGCCTGACCTACCACTCCAAGGTCGATTACACCCTGGAGGGCCGCACCCGCATCACCGGCGGCGACGGCCCGATCTTCGGCCAGTTCAACGGCGAGTACGACGCCCAGCTGGATTTCACCACCCCGGAAATGGTCGACAGCTCGCTGACCTACAAACTGGATGAGCAGTGGACCCTCTACGGGGGCGCCACCTGGACCCGCTGGAGTCGTCTGCAGGAAATCGTCGTGGAAAACCAGGGCACACCCAGCCTTGGCACGCTGCAGCCGATTGCCGAGGTCAGCGAGCAGCTCCAGTGGCAGGACACCTGGTCCTACGCCATCGGCGCCGCCTACCAGCTGAACCCGCAATGGGTACTGCGCACAGGCTTCGCCCTGGATGCCTCACCGGCCGCCAATGACAACCGTACCGTGCGCATCCCCGTGGGCAACCGCAAGGTGTTCTCCCTCGGTGCCGGCTGGTCGCCCACGGCCGACATGACCATCGACGTGGCCTACACCTACCTGCGCGAGAGCGAGGCCTCGGTCAATCAGCACTCCACCGAGCTGGCCGGTGCGGAAATTGCGCCTGGTTTCAGCGCCACCTACAACAACAGTGCTCATGGCCTGGGCGCACAGGTCACCTACCGTTTCTGA